From Halichoerus grypus chromosome 6, mHalGry1.hap1.1, whole genome shotgun sequence, one genomic window encodes:
- the LOC118531816 gene encoding dolichyl-diphosphooligosaccharide--protein glycosyltransferase subunit 4-like — protein MITDMRLAIFNKLGMSLFLLVILYHYVAVNNPKKQE, from the coding sequence ATGATCACAGACATGCGGCTCGCCATCTTCAACAAGCTGGGCATGTCACTCTTCCTGCTTGTCATTCTCTATCACTACGTGGCTGTCAACAATCCCAAGAAGCAGGAATGA